One segment of Solanum lycopersicum chromosome 1, SLM_r2.1 DNA contains the following:
- the LOC101244813 gene encoding uncharacterized protein — MSSTPAEYPLQQQLPPPMFMSQQAYSGRPGHGSVGPVIAVLAVIAVLGAIAVMIGRLCSGRKIMGRGQYDFEGWVETKCASCIDGRVDPIPRPVAMAPPPVVVAESSSNGSPGGSAPVSVPETVETREEEASNQQSNLHEHHSHERTES, encoded by the coding sequence ATGTCTTCTACACCAGCTGAATATCCTTTACAGCAACAGCTACCACCGCCCATGTTTATGAGCCAACAAGCTTATTCGGGTCGTCCGGGTCACGGGTCGGTTGGACCCGTAATCGCTGTTCTTGCTGTTATAGCTGTATTGGGAGCCATCGCTGTAATGATAGGCAGATTGTGTTCGGGTCGGAAGATAATGGGTCGTGGTCAGTACGATTTTGAAGGTTGGGTTGAGACCAAGTGCGCGTCTTGTATTGATGGCCGGGTCGACCCGATACCACGACCGGTAGCTATGGCGCCGCCGCCGGTGGTGGTTGCTGAGAGCAGTAGCAACGGTAGTCCCGGCGGTTCTGCGCCGGTGTCGGTGCCGGAGACGGTGGAGACGAGAGAGGAAGAAGCATCAAATCAACAAAGTAATTTACATGAGCATCATTCACATGAAAGAACAGAGTCTTGA